A window of Nonomuraea angiospora genomic DNA:
AAGCGGGGCACCTCCAGTGCCTCACGCCAAGCTTCAGCTCGACAAGCAGATGCCCACAGCAGCTGCAGGTCTTGGACGATGGGTACCAGCGGTCGATCACGATCAGTCGACGGCCGTACGCGGCGGTCTTGTATTCGAGCTGACGACGGAACTCGCCCCACCCGCAGTCTGAGATCACCCGCGCCAAGGAGCGGTTGCGGACCATGTTCGTCACGGCGAGGTCTTCGATCACTATCACGTCGTTGTCGCGGACCAGCCGCGTGGAGGTCTTGTGCAGGAAGTCGGCACGGGCGTCGCGGACCTTGGTGTGCGCGCGAGCGACCTTCAGCTTGGCCTTGGCCCGGTTGGCCGACCCGAGCTGCTTGCGCGCCATGCGCCGCTGGTAACGGGCCAGGTTACGAGCCTTACGTTCGAGGTGACGCGGGTTGGCGATCCGCTCGCCGGCGGAGGTCACGGCGAAGTCGCGCACTCCCAGATCCACGCCGACAGCTTCACCGGTCGAGGGAAGCCGCATGCCTTTGTCGTCGGCCTCAACGGACAGGGAGATGTACCAGCGGCCGTCTGGAGCACGAGATATGGTCACGGTCGTCGCCTCGACCGAGGCGGGGTCGATGCCGGGCCAGGACCAGACGAACTCCAGCGGGCCCTCCATCTTCCCCAGGTGCAGCCGTCCGTCCTTCCAACGGAACGCCGAGCGGGTGTAGGTCGCCGACTGACGGCCGTGCCGAGACTTGAAGCGGGGGTATTTGGCGCGCCCGGCGAAGAAGTTCGCAAACGCGGTGTACTGATGGCGCAGGGCCTGCTGCAGGGGCACCGACGAGACCTCATACAGAAAGTCGTGCTCACCGCCGCGTTTGAGCTCGGTCAGATACCGGTCTGTCTGTGCGTAGGAGGTCTTCACGCCTTCCCGGTGGTAGCGCTGGTGCCGCCACGCGAGCACCCTGTTCCACACCAGGCGTACACACCCGAAGGTGCGGTTCAGCACCGCGGCCTGTTCGGGGGTGGGGTAAGCCCGCACTTTGTACGCCGTACGCACGTTCGAATTTTAGCTGATCAAGGCCCCGCCATGCCACCAGAGGTCTTGGCAAAGGTCAAGGCGTTCAGCCGCTCCGGGCGGTTCAATGTGACGGTGGCGATCTGGTCGGCGACTTCGTACTCGATCTCGGTGAAGTCTGTTCGGCTACTGATGTTCATCCTCCGATAAAGACATATTTCGTATTAGGTGCGTAGGCTGCCGCCTCTGTAAGAGGCCTAGCGTTGCAATTCGGGGAAACGGGGAAGGCGTGCGGCAGGCAAAGGAACCCTCGAGCGCCGGGGCGGTCCTCGGATGGCTGGCGCTGGCGGCGCTGGCGCCCGGGTCGGCCCATCTGCGCGTGGGTTGGCGCAGGACCGGACTCGCCCTGATCTCCTGTTACATCGTGGGCCTCCTGGCCTTGGTCGCGTTCGCGCTGACGACCGACAACCTGGTGGGCACGCTCATCGAGCGAATGACGACGATCATCGTGAGCGCCGCCGTGCTGGGCGTGGCCTGGTTCGCCGTGATCGTGCACTCGTTCATCGTGCTGCGGCCGGGGCGGCTGCCACAAGGCGGGCAGATCGTCACCGGGACGCTGGCGGGGCTCCTCGCCGTCGCGGTGGTCCTCCCGTTCGGCGTGGTCACGCAGTACGTGTGGACCTTGCAGAGCACGGTCAACGACATCTTCCAGGAGACCCCGTCCGACGCCCCGCCGTCCGACGCCGCCGCCGCGGAGCGGCCGGAGGACCCGTGGGCGGGGCGGCAGCGGGTCAACATCCTGCTGCTGGGCGGCGACGCCGACGACAACCGGATCGGCGTCCGCACCGACAGCATGAACCTGGCCAGCGTCGATGTGAAGACCGGCAACACCGTGCTGTTCAGCCTGCCGCGCAACCTGGAGAACGTGCGCTTCCGCCCCGGCACGCCGATGGCCCAGCACTTCCCCAACGGCTTCCGCCTTCCGCCCGACCCCGGCGGCGGGCGCAGCGACCTGCTCAACAGCGTCTGGGAGTACGCCGACGCGCACCCGGAGATCTTCGGCGGCAGGCAGCACCAGGGCCCGAGGGTGCTGATGGACACGATCGGCTACACCCTCGGGGTCAAGGTCGACTGGTACGCCCTGGTCAACATGTGGGGCTTCGCCCGGCTCATCGACGCCATCGGCGGTATCACGATCACCGTCGAGAAGGACGTGGTGTTCGGCAAGTAC
This region includes:
- a CDS encoding RNA-guided endonuclease InsQ/TnpB family protein, with amino-acid sequence MRTAYKVRAYPTPEQAAVLNRTFGCVRLVWNRVLAWRHQRYHREGVKTSYAQTDRYLTELKRGGEHDFLYEVSSVPLQQALRHQYTAFANFFAGRAKYPRFKSRHGRQSATYTRSAFRWKDGRLHLGKMEGPLEFVWSWPGIDPASVEATTVTISRAPDGRWYISLSVEADDKGMRLPSTGEAVGVDLGVRDFAVTSAGERIANPRHLERKARNLARYQRRMARKQLGSANRAKAKLKVARAHTKVRDARADFLHKTSTRLVRDNDVIVIEDLAVTNMVRNRSLARVISDCGWGEFRRQLEYKTAAYGRRLIVIDRWYPSSKTCSCCGHLLVELKLGVRHWRCPACRTWHDRDVNAAKNILAAGRAVTACGADVRHSGSPRVRSAVKQETRPARAGTPALAF
- a CDS encoding LCP family protein; protein product: MRQAKEPSSAGAVLGWLALAALAPGSAHLRVGWRRTGLALISCYIVGLLALVAFALTTDNLVGTLIERMTTIIVSAAVLGVAWFAVIVHSFIVLRPGRLPQGGQIVTGTLAGLLAVAVVLPFGVVTQYVWTLQSTVNDIFQETPSDAPPSDAAAAERPEDPWAGRQRVNILLLGGDADDNRIGVRTDSMNLASVDVKTGNTVLFSLPRNLENVRFRPGTPMAQHFPNGFRLPPDPGGGRSDLLNSVWEYADAHPEIFGGRQHQGPRVLMDTIGYTLGVKVDWYALVNMWGFARLIDAIGGITITVEKDVVFGKYNEGLVKAGTRKLKGADAMWYARSRTFSDDYTRMRRQRCVLGALLTQADPATVLARFNRIALATKELIRTDIPRGMLKNLVPLALKVKNAKVTSVQFVPPLISTGYPDWEKIRTIAAKEMRDSGETKPPVAATASASPSPKRTAAAKKAGQSPAKGITDGCDGSL